The genomic DNA gcggttttttttgctgcaaaggtcatacatgtagctatgatacaggccacattgttcgaaaatacaaaatacaaccaatagtacggtaatgttaaatcttacttgtgaaaagtaaatccccccgagtatggtccgccgatttgagcaggaacatgctgcacagtgctgtcatcttgtgttttctgctgcaacgcaatgaGGAGTATGacaggtccaagatggcggccgcatttcttgtttccagcagccaatgcggcgtctatgtatattatgtctatggttaggcctactgaaGCTGTAGACAGCAAAATTGACCAATCAGCTGACAGAGGACCGCCCTTGCGGCAAGCAAGTTTGGTTAACCCCTCTTGAATCAGGTGTTGGTTGCGTGACAGTGACATATGTTTGATGGGAATAACCAACCGGCTCAGCGATGTTGTTATGGCGATACATTtaagctttattgacatgacattTTAATTCAAAGAAAACGAATTGGAATGAACTGGTTTTAAACGCTAATGCCATAAACAAACACGGGGAaatgaaaaagggaaaaaagcacCAGCAAGTAAACTGTAATGGGAACAACAGACCGACTAGTAGTAGCACTACTAATCGAAACGAGAAGGGACATGGAGGTAAGTAAAAGCACAATTACAGTATGTGGTGAGATTATCATTTTTCTACATGTTAGCTGATAACTTAGTTATCTCTAAAGGTGGTCAGTTGTGAGAATGGAAATACGTACAAACCAGTCAATTTCGAAAAAGAAAGTAGGTGGCTATCCTTTTTGAAAAGGCCTGTCTGTCTAGCTACGTGGACAGGGGCTAGGACTGTTGCAGGTTGCAggcaaacatttattttctaatcGCAATTTAAGAACAGTGCAATCTCTTTCCTATACTAAGAGattctgacatttaaaaaaatgaaataaacaattgAATGATCAAGGCTATTTCACTAGTTGCCGTTGCCAATGTATCAGGAAGTGTTCTCGGCTCGTGTCCAAATTGATTCGACCGGTTAAAACCTAACTGTGAAATTGGAGTAGGAGCTCGTGCTAAATCGACGCGTGTAAATGATCAGTCGTTGGCATACACCGCTATAGCGAGAAGTTATCAACATGAAATGACACCACATACCTGAGATTCTACTGTGCTTAGTAAGCCTAATGTAAGATGAGGACACTCAAAGTCTGGCTAAGGTGTGATAGTATTATGAATTGCCGAATCAATGCTGCTGTTGTTAGTTCAAACCAGTTTTGCGGGGGATTTACTTAAAAGTATTTTAAGTCATGTACATTAGATTAgaactacagtaggcctattactataatgcatttcattgCTGCAGTTTGTTGCATAATATTCCATAGATGCATGGTGGAAACTCTCTGacatttctcttttcctccacaTAGAACATGTGTCATGGAAAAAGAAGAAGCTCCTTGACATACACCAAGCTCTCAACAGTGACCCAGTGGACATTGAAACCCTGCGAAAGGCGGCTGTGAGTGAGGGTGGTCTACTGACAGATGATATCAGGAGAAAAGTCTGGCCCAAACTACTCAATGTTAATGTGTACAACCTCCCAACAAAACCTGGTAAATGTTGAACGGCAAGATTGCAGATATTCCTTATTTGACATCAGTGCAAGAAGTCTATTAAAAATGTACCTTTAAAATGACAGCTGGCAATCCTATCCATTTGATTGATCAGTCTAGAACTCTGAGCCTCATTCTCTGTGTCTTTTGTTTGCTCTGATTGATTCAGGGAGAGATGTCAGGGAGAACCACAAGGACTACAACCAGGTCCTTCTGGATGTCAGGAGATCAATGCGTCGTTTTCCTAGAGGTAAGCCTGCTATTGATTATAGCTGCAGTCATCAACCAAGTCATGGTGATGTAGTCTCTACCACTCATTATGACAAATTCATAATACTGGATCCTGACTTAACTTTATGGATGTTTGAGCTGTACATTGCTGTCTACTAAACTTACAATAACAAAAGCTTTTTGTTTTGGTTCTCCAGGAATGCGGGTTGCTGAGAGAGAGGTGTTGCAGGAACAGCTGATTGACATCATCCTGGACGTTCTGAGGAAGAACCCTCAGCTGCACTATTACCAGGGCTACCACGACATAGTGGTCACCTTCctgctggtggtgggggagagAATGGCCATAGCCCTGGTGGAGACTCTCTCAAATCACCACCTCAGGTGGGCTGATAGATATTTATCTAGCAAACACCTGTTAATAGAGTAAATTAACAGCTCTGTTGTCATTTCATGATTAATATGTTATGTGCTTTGGGAGCAGAGTATGATTTTTATTCTGGCAGAATTGTTCTGAATTCAAAATTCTAGTTGATCAAGGGTTGTCAGCAAGAAGTAGTATTGTTGTTAATGCTGAAAGCTCAATTAGTGCAATCCTGCGTCATTTTAGGGGtagatttgtatttttatttgtacCTGTGTTATCAACAGGGATTTTATGGACCCTACAATGGACAGTACGAAgcacatcctgaattacttgATGCCAATTCTGGAGCAGGTGGACCGAGAGCTACATGACTTTATGTTACAGTAAGACCTCCTTTCTATATTCTCTATTATGTTATGTTACTAATGGAGATGGTCTGGGGTATTGTGACCTTGCAGGAAGGCACAATAGTGGTGGTATGGGGTGAAATTCTAAGCTAAAGTGTTACCCTGACCTTGAGTACACAGGGTTGTTTGTCCTTTCTTGATAAATTAAAGTCAGCTTCTGTTCCTGAAACTAACTTAAATACACAGTGGGTTACATTTGGTCGAATTGAGGATTGATTTGGAGTCAATATGTCAATATGGTGTTGCTGGGGATTACCGTAATTCAGTTTGGACGTAATGTGACCACCTCAGTGTGCCCTTCCAATGTCTGCTGCCTGTTTTAGAACAAGATAATTCCATTGCTTGTTGATTTTAGTAAGTCTTTTTTCCTTTTGACATCTGGAACTTTCCCACTGCTGTTTGAGAGCCCTACAATAATGAAAGATTTACTGATCTGCTACAGTACGTGCACCTTTTAAAGAAAGAGACTCCGGGTGTACTTTTTTGTGCAACTGATTTGCAATGCATCATGGTTAAAAAAAATTATCATCACAAGCTCTGCAGCGCCCTCAATCCTAGCCTGAAGCGCTCGCTGATTGATAGTGTTTCATCAAAGCAGTTTATTACGAGCCGAAATAAAGCCAGTCTCTGGAGGCTGCAAAACTAGTCGTGCTTCAGCAGCTCCTCATAACACCACAAAGGGGGTGTTCTCTATCTCACAGCCccttaaatcacacacacacacacacacacacacacggggttgGAATTGATACTTTGCCCACGATAACGATAGCATCATATCACAACATCAGAAACATTGTGTAAAGTGCATAAAGTTTTAGCTCAGAGCCtcttaaaaacattttttttaaatagacaAAAAATATACCTCTGTCAAGAAATAAACACATTAAAATGCATATTTCAGTgtttatacacacataaatgaaGTAGTGAATCAAAgttaaagttaaatttaaagatgAGTGTACTGCAATTAGAATACAAATTGTACAATTTAATATTTTGGTGAAGATAATGATGGAAGCAGAGTGCATCGATAATGTATCGCAAAAGAAGTCATATAAAATATTGCCGTATCAAtattatgacacacacacacacaattgaagGTGATCAGGATGGGCTCATTTAGCTACTTGCTGAGATTTGTCTGGTGTGTCTGTCGTGTTTGCTTTTTGCGTGAAGAGAAGAGAACCACCTGAGGGGGGCAGCAGAGAGCGCGCAGCACTGTGTGAGCCTGAATGCCACTGTGTGGAGTAAGAGGAGGCGAGATTGCCTTCTCATTCAAACTCAAACAACAGAGTAGAATAAACAATACACTGGTGGTACATATTGCATATAGAAACCGTTATTTTATGCCAGAATAATCATAGACTTCGTATGTAAGAACTGTTGACTGTTGGTATCTATGTTTATGGTGCAAGGCAACACTTGGGTGGGCCACACAAACATAGCACAGACTAAGTAAGAGGAGGGAAAAATAAGATGTTCTGATTTCTTGTTTCTTTTAGGAGCTATAAGTGCAAATCTGAAAAAAATGGATGCTGACACATTCGCAGCATTGACAGGAGCATATGATCATGTGCGATCTAATTGGGGAGCTGTCTCGAGACGGCCGCCCTTGTTTCAAAGCGACTGTCGGCAAGCTGATGTCGTTTTGCATATTCCTGCGCCGCTGCTTACATTCTGACACTCCCGAACGCACACTCCTGTGATTGTCACCAGTCGTCTGTCTCC from Alosa alosa isolate M-15738 ecotype Scorff River chromosome 20, AALO_Geno_1.1, whole genome shotgun sequence includes the following:
- the zgc:63863 gene encoding TBC1 domain family member 20 codes for the protein MKKGKKHQQVNCNGNNRPTSSSTTNRNEKGHGEHVSWKKKKLLDIHQALNSDPVDIETLRKAAVSEGGLLTDDIRRKVWPKLLNVNVYNLPTKPGRDVRENHKDYNQVLLDVRRSMRRFPRGMRVAEREVLQEQLIDIILDVLRKNPQLHYYQGYHDIVVTFLLVVGERMAIALVETLSNHHLRDFMDPTMDSTKHILNYLMPILEQVDRELHDFMLQAEVGTIFALSWLITWYGHVLSDFRQVLRLYDFFLASHPLMAIYFAAVIVLHREKEVKNSECDMAMVHHLLSNIPQNLPYEELIDHAQSLFTRYPPSQLAKRAALQSRKSIAISTFQDFQLTTLQQRPDSVLRRQRLTNGQLALTDDTAAAATPTSANQLVKMAVWGISATLGAAALAVAQTALEWGPDLLLQLF